A segment of the Phocoena sinus isolate mPhoSin1 chromosome 11, mPhoSin1.pri, whole genome shotgun sequence genome:
TGGCCTCTGCAGGGCTGCCTTGGCCTGGGTTTTCCAGCTGAGGGATGGGTTTGGAGAAGCAGAGACAGCctttcctgggggtggggaaggacccACGCTCTCCATCTGGGAACCCACTAAGGACTGGGTGCCGAGAGCTGCACAGTGAGACAGGGCACAATGACCGCAGTGTCACCGTAGAGACTACTTGGAAGAGAATGTGTAAAGCGCCTGGTACAACAGTGGCACAAAGTAAGCCCCCAATACGTTGCTTTCTCAATACACTAGTGTTTCTTTTCTGCTCCTACTACCATGCGCCACAGACCCCAGGCCTCTAGATGGGATGATGGATGAAGAGATGAGATTCCTACACTGAGAGCTGCCTCCGGTGGGTGGCTGGATAGTGACAGTGACTAGGCAGCAGCATGCCCAGACTGGTTTGGGGCCCTGGGATGGACGAGGAGGACCACCGTGCCGTAAGAGAATGGGTAGCACTAtgtgaaaactaaaaatggacAGGGAACAGCAGGACAAAGCCAAAAGTGACCCCAAAGCTGTGAGATTTGTAAGGTAGGAGGGCTGCTGGTGCCACTGCCAGGACAGTCATGGAGGATGAGCAGGGGCAGAAGCCAAAGTTTTGGGAAAAGTGACTCACCAAAGGCAACCCCACAAGCTGCTGAGCTCGAGCCCCAGCCCAGAGCCTCTCGTGTGGACCACGTCCCGCCATCTGCACTCTGTGAGCCAGATGGCCCAGCGCTCTGATGGCCTTGACTCTACTTTTCAACCCTTTGGCGAGCCACAGCCTTCTAGATTCTCCATCACCTGCTCTACCTCTAAGGCTCAAGTCAGGGCAATGGGCAGATAAATAGCAGTCAAGTGCAGAGCTGCGTGTGTTCCATTCCTATAATTCTACACTGTTACTTAGGAACCAGCGGTTCACAATGACTCCCAGGTGTCCTCTGTCCCCTTACACACAAGAGGTCCCACCTAGTCACACGAGGGTTGCTCACCCTTGGCACCATCTCCACTTGGGGCCGGTGGTTCTTTGTCGTGGCGGCTGTCCTGTACACTGTAACATGTCTAGCCGCATCCCTGGTCTCTAGGAACTAGATGCCACCCCCAGTTGTGAAAACCaagtctccagacactgccaagtgTCCCCCgtggagaaccactgccttatCCTTTGAACAGCTTTCTTTTTCCCTAAACATGGTGAAGAGTAaaaaattcgggcttccctggtggtgcagtggttgagagtccgcctgccgatgcaggagacacgggttcgtgccccggtccgggaagatcccacatgccgcggagcggctgggcccgtgagccatggcagctgagcctgcgagtccgaagcctgtgctccgcaacgggagaggccacagcagtgagaggcctgagtaccgccaaaaaaaaaataaaaataaagagtaaaaaattCAACATTAATCCATTAGTAAACTTGTTTATTCTACATCCCTCtgggtggggagagtggaggaAACAAGACAGAGGAAGGTGGAAAAGCTTTGTCAAAAAGAAGCAACCAGCAGCCTGGGCACTGATGAACACTGAGGCCGATTTATGGTGACACACTGTCATTGTCCATCACGTGCAccgctttcttttctcctcctacTCCCTTTCTGTCCCCTGCCTAAGCCTGAGGACTGCTGACTGCTTCCAAGGACATCATTTAACCCAATGAACTTGAGCCAAGGATTGAGCTGTTCATCTTCCCCCTCCCATCCATCCCACAGACATCCACCCGCCTGAAGGGACTGCTGCCCTCTGCACCCCGTAGAAACTATGGCCTTATAAGGTGCTTCATAactatcttttttattgttgccTGAACATTTGAaggtattaaaaatttttgtgtgacTGAAAGCAAGTTTAGGAATAAAGTAGTTTATGTTTGGAAAAGTTAGAAACCAAATTGCAGTTAAAGGCTCTTTGTTCATGCCTGGCTAGTCCTGGTAAGAGATACCCAAGGTACGGCCAAAAGCCACACCTCATCATGGGTTTTCTCCAAGGAAGCACACACTGATTCTTTGGACACAAACGTGAACTCCAGTTTAACAGGGTTATCAATCCAGACTTGGCATGGGAAGACAGCTTACGAAGAGGAAACGCTGGGCATCTGGCCAGTGTCGGTGAAGTCCACAGGGTAAGGATCTACATGCAGATCTGCAACGCTACCCAGCACCGGTCCTTGGAGATATACCATAAATGTCCATTTCTGCTGACTCCTATACTAGACATCTGTACAGACTCCTAAATTGAGAATCCAAATTTTAACCTTTGAGCTCTCAATATTTTtttgatagataagaagtgatttattagaacaGGATGCTGTGAGGCTCTCAAGCACGCAGGCGAGCGTTGTGCTGCCCCGACTACTTTAGTGGGTTACATTTTCATAATCAGAGGAAGACAGGGGAGGCGGAGAAGACCTTCTGTATCTTTCTTGAATAGACATCATCGGCTCCTCCTCCAGGTTGGGCAcaggagttttcttgtccctacgtGGTCAGGCCAGGACTGTCATGGCgctttggaaaaattatttcaggtctcagtacaatgagggtctttcactttgaaatgtcacctttccataaatgattgtttttgtgtgtgtgcagagcATGTGCTGGGGGTCATTAACTTGATGACACCACTGGGCAGGTTGTAGGTCTTATTCTccaatgttttattgtttttagggCATTGTGCAAAGAGCAGGTCCTAGGGGTCAAAGAGCAGGTTTTGGGGGGTCATTAACTTACTGGAGCTCTCAATATTTTTTGTGCATTTACTGAGCATGGGGGAGACAGCCATGAACAAGACGGACACTGTTCCGGAGCCCATGGGGATTATCAATTACAAAGACGTGTGAAAAGCACTATGCCTGGCGGGGGGGGCTGGGTACCAGGCATAGCAAGCATAGGGTAATAAGAACACTGGGCTCAATTCCACTGCACACTTACTCAGTTTTCTGTGTATAAAACGGGGACCTCAGCCCTACCTACCACCCAGCTGGGGGAAGCCTTAGCAGTAGGCACAAGGTGAGATCACAAAGATGGGGGCATCTGTACAGCGAAAGGGCTCTGCGGAGGTAGAGGTTTGCTCACAGCAGTATTCAGAGACCACAAGGACCCCAGTGAGGAAGCATCTTGCTACTCAGGAGGAGTAAGAGAGGGCTGTGAGGTGCTCTGAAGCCCTCGGACCCAGTGGGGGACCTAAAGGGTCAGAGGGGAGGTTTCAGACACGGCATCACAAACCTGCTTCCTCCCAATCCCATCACCGCTGCACACCCAACAGCCTGGTCACCACACCTTGGGAAATATGCTCACCAGGGAGCTCCAATCCTGCCAGCTGCTCACAAGCAATGCTGCTTCCTACCCCTACCAGCTGGGTACATATGGCCCCATCCAAATGTATTTTTCAGAAAGTTcctcatgtttttatttattttttattctttttttcatcatGTTTTTAAACTCAGCGGTGAAAGAAAGTGCTCAGTGATGCTGTGGAAAAGAACAGGACTAGGCACCAGAAAACCCAAGGTCTGATTGAATCTGCTACTTTCCTCTGTGGCATTCGGGGGCTCCTCAACCCCCAAGTCTACACAGTCATAGTGAAAGGTTCAAACCACGTGGGTGAGACAAAACCcccagttttgttttgaaatgaacTCAAGCCACAGGTGGGTTAGCTATGACATGCCCTTGGCGAGAGAGGTACCCTATGCCTTCCCCAAAACAAAGTACACATCGACTAACAGTGTCACTTAGGAAGCGCAAAGTTCTCCTCACCTTGAAAAGCACACCACAGACTTGAACAGAGGAAATCTATTAGTTTGACATTTACcgcacacctactatgtgccaggtgctgggaacacagagttaaaagaaataatatagcCACGTTCCTATAGAATACAACCCAAGCCCTGGCCTGGAAGTGGGGAGGATGGTGAGAACGGCCAGGTCAGAAGCTAGGCGTAGGCAGCAGTGAGTGGACTTGGCAGCCCTGGCTCCTGCTGCCTGAACTGTCCCGGCCCCATCGGCCAGCGCACAGCCACAGCCCTGGGGACCAGCCAGGGCCCCGGCCAACGCAAACACGTTTCACACACAGGTTTGGTTTtatcatcagaattttttttgtgggaggaggtgagagccacatccttctattctgccatcttgattcctcctcccagaatttattttttaaaaagcagtcattcgtttttattacttttattactaACATGTTGAAAATGTCAGACctttgaaaagttgaaaaaatagtaTAATCTCCATATACTCCTCATTTAGATGTATCAATTGGTAATTTCTTGCAGATATCATGACACTTCACTCCCTAAGTGCTTCAGCACCAgactttttaaaaccataaatacATCTTATAAATAAAGGGAATGGGTaagactaaaattaattttttttattttacaaaagaaaaaatatatataggtgGACTGTCTCTCTGCAAGCAGTTACCTACTAGAAAGCAATTTAATTAATTACAAAGGTAAGCCTATGGGACAGCAGATCTGCAGCAAACACTGTTCAAATAAATGGAGAACCATGTAAGTCATTCTTAATCGTCTATTGTAGGGACCCAGCCTGGAGAAACGAAATCCACAGACAACTCTAAAATCTCTTTTGAAGCAAGGGTTTCATTCTTCTTCGCTAGCGAACCTTTAACCAGAGCTAGCAGCAAACCGATGAGCTAATGTAACTGGGTAAGGACAGTGCCAGTGAGGTATATGAACAAACGAAagctctgctctgtgccagccaGGAAGGGCACTGGGTTAGCCCATGGGGATGGGTCAGTACTGCCCACTCCCAGCCTGGGAAACCGTGGGAGGCCAGGCATGGCATCCCTTGAAAAGGCCAGCACTGGGAAAGaaggtctctctttctctcctcttccagcCCTAGGAGGTGGTACAAATCACCAgggagcccagagcagggagagggcagGATGGCTCTGATCCCACACCAGATCATCAGTCTCGATTGACCGAGAGCTGCATCTGTTTGTCATATAAATATTTGGCCTAAAATCAACTGCCAAGCAGTTTCATAATATCCAGGGGTATCCCAATTATTCAAGGGTTCTTATGAAATTctcaaaataagtttaaattcattttcatttaaaaaaagaaaaagcacggacttccctggtggtccagtggttaaaaatcctcctgccagtgcaggggacacgggttcgatctctggtccgggaagatcccacatgccgtggggcaactaagcccatgtgccacaactactgagcccacgctccagagcccacacaccgcaactactgagcccacgtgccacaactactgaagcctgcgccctctggggcccgcatgctgcaactactgaagcccgcgtgcccagagcccgtgctccacaacaagagaagccaccgcaatgagaagcccgtgcaccgcaacgaggagtagcccctgctcaccgcaactagagaaagcccacgcgcagcaacgaagacccagcgcagccaaaaataagaaagaaaaagcttgTGGTATGTCTTACAAGACAGCTTGTCATGATATCAAGCAAGTGACAACAGGTTATCACCAAATCTGGCTGGAAACCACTggctttaaaaaatcataatgaaaCTGGCTTGATGCTGAAAACTGAGAAGTGAACTCATTTTCACTTTGAGCCTAGGAAGTCCACCTAATTTGGAAAATTACCTAATATTTGGCAAAACAATTCAGCAAGTGTCCAAAATACTGAGGGGAACTGAACTGTGATCCATCCTCCAGGtgggaaagaataaaatgaaatcctgaaattttttgttaaaagATTGAATCACAAGActaggggaaggaaagaaatgcagCTGCTGGGAcagatttgaatttcaggtaagcATTTGATTCCAATATCATGCAATTTTCGTCAAAAACAAGAATTCTCAGCAACTgagaaagaacaagagagaaCAAGCGGCCAAGAAAGGCAATGGGAGGATGGAGCAGGGACGCTAAGGAGGCTGTGCCCAGGTGAGGCCCAGCATGCCCCGCAGGGGCCTCCTCCTCACTCTGATTCCGGAGGAGCCAGGCCTCTTGGGCATCCTGCCCACCAGGGGGCACCCCCTCCCTTCTGCCCCCACCTGGCACCTCAGTAAAGCAGGGCTGGCCTTGAGGCTTGTAGGAGGGAACCGCCTGCCATGCCTGCAGTGCTGTAGCCTCGCCACCCTGATGGGAGGTGGTTGGCTTCTGGCTATTTTTCCAGGAGTACTGATGGTGACAGGGTGAGCCCTGCATTCCTTGGCCAGGTCCCCATCTGCAGCCAAGGGCACACCCTCTAAGGTCGCTGGGGCAAGGGTGCAGTCAGAGCCATGCCTGGTGACCCTGGAGGCGACCACCAGGGGAGGCACCAAGCCCCCAAGGGGTGagctccccagctccccaggcGGTGATTCGCCCAGGGTCACATGGCTAGTTAGCACAGGCCCaactggaacccaggtctcccaACCACAACCCCCAATGTACAGCTTTCCACGTTTCTTCAGCAGTGGGGCAGCAGAGGGAGTCAACCTGTGGGTGGAGCCGGCCACCGCAGCAGACACTTGGATGAGGTCTATGAACCCAGAGAGATGAGGCTCTTTGACTTGTCTTAAGGgcatagaagggaaaaaaacaaaagcaagtttATACTCATAGGGAAACATAATCTGtgattataaatatttcatgagcaAAGAAAGCGGTACTGACTGAGAGACTGGGGCGGGGAGGGTGGACAGCAAATTAGATTCCAGTTTGCAAAGTGATAGGGCAGCTGGGAAAGCAGCAGAGCTGAGGCTATTCTGGGCTGTGTGCTGCCAGGGCCTGCGTCACGGTCGGGGAGCGGTCtctggcccccagcccctggaaaccacagCCTTCCAGCGGTCAGCACAGAACACCTTGGGAAGAGTGTTTAAGCCCATGGAAGACCTGAGCTGAGGGGGGATGGCAGGACAAGACTCCCGCAAACCTCAACAGGAGGGAGGCGGGAGCGGGGCTGGAGCAGGGCAGCTGGTGCCCTGTAGACCCGTGAAAGGATGGACGCACGTTCTGCTGACTAAGGGCAGGGGAAGAAGTGAGCCCGACCCTAGACAGCGAGTGCCCTTCAAAGCTAGAGGGCAGCTTTGGTCAAGCTGCCCTGGTCAGAGCGAAGGCCGTGCCCTGAGCAGGTGGTGCCAGGCTGAGAATGGCAATCCCGCCCTTCCTTTCCCTAAGGACAGGGGTCTCTTCCTCCCCCAGCCTTCGGGAAGCAGCCCAGAAAGCAGAGGAATTAAGACCTCGCTGAGTAGCAGCTGCTGCAGCTGGGGAGACACCCGCCCCTGGCAAAGCAGGCCCCGGTGCAGGCGATTCCTCCTCCGTGGCCAGCGTCAGCCACTGCAGGAGAGCAGGTCAGCCAGAGCCTGCCGGCCCTTCCAGAGGGCCCGGTGAAGAGGGCTGCCAGCTCCTAAAATACCCAGAGGGACCTTGAATCAGCCTTTAATCAGAGCAGCACTGGGGAGCGGTGCACGCCCCGACCAGGAAGACGGAAAAAGAAGAGCCTTCGCTTCCCAGCAGTCAAGGCTGAGCTGGTGAGGCTCCAAGTGAACCCACTGAATTCGGGAAAACCAGATTATTATCCTCTAGACTCACAGCTAGTGAGAATCAGCTCGAGATGGCAAGGACTCATCAACCACAAAAGTAAGACCCCCGGACATTGTGGGAAGACCCCTGCGGTGAAGTCATAGGCTCTGGCTTTGAGACCAGCTTGATCATCTGTTAGTTGCAGAAAAATCACATTACCTCTGAAACTCGGTGTCCTCAGGTAAAACACGGGACCAGTGGCCGCCAAACCGTGAGGAACACCAAGAGTGCACGTACACACAAATGCTTTCAAAATAGACACCGAGTGCTATTCCAATTTAAGAGATTACTTACATCCAGCTACCTACTTGACACCTCTTGGACATCTCAGAGGTGCCTCCATTCAGACGCCATTCAGCTactcaccctcccccaccctcggGCCTCTCCCAGAGCACCCAGCTCGGTGTTCTGCAAGACCAACCATCCAGGCGCGGAAGCTGGACACCTGAGACACATTCTTGGCCCTTCCCCACCATCCTAACGCATTGCCAAGCCCAGTCAACTGCACCCGCTAAAGGCTTCTGCTCCCCTCCTTCACCACCGCCCTAGGCCAGCAGGTCATCATCATGCAAAGCCTACACTCGTCCACTCTGGACCCCCTCAGCCCCACTCCACAGTCGATCCAACCGTatctcccctcccaccaccctgaCCCTCCTTGCTGAATACCCTCCAACAGCGTCCCAACGCCCTCAGGATAAGGAAGGCTTCCCAGGCTTGGCTGGccctgcctctccagccccatcccacACCACAATCCCTCCTGCTCGCCCTGCTCTAGCCACATCAGCTTTTCCTTTGAGTCCCTGGGACTCACCCCATTCCCTTCTGCCACAGGGTTTTTGCatatgctcttccctctgcctggaacactttcCCCTACTCTATCACCTAGCTAATGCCTGTCCATTTATTTTTACTAAGGTGTAAGGTACAGTGCACTGAAGTATACAGCTCAATAATTATTTAGATGTATACACTCACGTGACTCCCACCCAGATCTAGATTTAGAACGTTTCCAACACCCGTAAGTTTCCCTTGTGACCTTTGTGGTCTATGCTCTTCCCCACGCCCCCGCCAGGTAgccactattctgacttctatcacAATGCCTATTCATTCTTCAAAAGGCAGACCATGCAAACTTTTCTCAGGGAAGCCGCCTCCTGTCCCATGGAAAAAGTCTAACCTCTCCATTGGAGGCACTTGTTACACTTGGGGATCCGCATGTGTTGGAGTCATTAAGGTGATCTGTGTCAATCTGCCCAGGAGAGCATGGACATGTACTTATCCTCACCTCTCTTTCCCAGCGCTGGCAGCTGCAGAGCGATGATGACAGAAAACAGCTGATGCCTATCAAGTGCTTATTATCACCAGGTACTCATAGGCACGAACTCATTTCTTACATCCACCCTATCAAGCAGGTACCATTATcatgtacccattttacaggtgaggaaacagaaggTGTAAGAAGCAAAATAACCTGCCCACAGGCATTACGTGTaagtggtggagtcaggattggaacccaggcagtctggctacAGAGCATGTGCTTAATCATCAAGCAACTCTGCCTCTCAGAGGCCACTGGAATGTCTAATGAGAAGTGCCCAGGACagtttgaatgaataaaggagtGACTTTAGAAATGAGTTGACGAGATTCCATTTAAAGAAACTAAGGGAGCGCCCCAGAAACTCCCCAAGGAGACCAACAAACAAATGGGAGGTAAACTGTCACTGAATCCCCTGCACAGGCCCACGATTTGGTGCTCTGCAAACACCAGAGCCAGTGCATTTCCCCAGGAGTCAAGGCAGGAAGCTGTCTGCTCTGGGCACAGAGAAGCAGCTGGTGCCTAGCACAGGGCACCCCATGGTGGAGGAAGGATCACGGTGCAGGTTCTCTCGGAGGCTGGAGGCCACGCTGTGCTGGAGGAAACGGTCCCCCCGCTCCATTCACGCTTACCCAGCAACCCAGTCACCTTCATACCCATTTAGCACCTCCGGCCCTCTGACACAGGAAGATGACACTCTGGAAGGCAAATAAACAGTTTGCCTGGCTAGAAagtgatattccattgcatatctACAAACTGGCATTTGGCGTGTACCCCAGTTTTCCAGAGCCTGATAATCCTGGGTGAGTTCATAGGCTATTGCAGGCAAAGACCACCACGTCACGGGGCACCTTTTAACTGTTTCAGTACCGTTGACCCCATGGCCACACCCAGAAAGCTCAGGAAGAAACGTACaggaaatcatttattttctcacagcacACTGCGCCCCGGGCTCCCTCTCAGCAGAGGCACAGCTCTCAGAACGGCTCCATCCATGAGCCCCCAGGCAGCCGGTGCCTGGGCTCTGTTCACACAAAGTTCTGGGCGATGGCCAGCACCTTGGAAAACTCGCCTTCCCTCTGGCGTAGGCTGCTGGGGATGGGTGTCTTGATTCGGGTCCCCACAGGGTTCCCGTTGTCCTCGATGAGGACCACGTTGTTAGAGTCGAACCTGGGGGTCATCCTGGGACCAGGCATACGATGCCCCACAATAAGTGCCTTTTTCTTCTGCCCCTTGATGGCCAGCAGGATCCGGTCGCCCACTTTGCCCACCCCGTTCTTGTTATAGACGTGGATGCAGCGAGGAGGGCGATGGTACGGGGTGTTTCCCAGGGCACTGTTGTCCACCACACGCACCCGCGTCATCTTCTGAATCGCACCAAGGCTCCCAGTGGTGCTGGTGGAAGAGGAAAAGAGTCTGAGGTCTGCATCTCTGCTGGGCAGGGCGCAGAGGCCTCTGCCAGACCAGGCTTGGCAGCGTGCACATTGGCAGGGCCCTGACAGAGGTGGCGCCTGGGAAGGCTTCTCTGTGCCCAAGGCAGTGCCCTCACAGTTCTTCACGGCTTCTGCTGCCGGGTCAGGACCTCGATCTGGATGGGTTTTAAAGAGGACCTGATATTCTGTTACAACAAACTGCATGGCAGACTTAACTTAAAGCCTTCGGTTTCCAAAAGGCCTCTGAGGATTAAGGGAATAACTTATGGGCCAGGCCTCGCCCACTGCCTAGCCTGCAAAACCTGCTCCCCCAGAATACGCTGATTACCAAATGTCCCATCTACATGTCGCTGAGAACCAGAAGGTACAAGTGAGTGTGTCTGCTAAGGGAGTCCTTTGACACAACATAGCAGAAACTGAAAATAAGTCAAGGTAACaatcttttgttttaatgtatttttccccACTATAAAGCGTACCTATTAAAGGCAAATAAGCTATTATTAAGCCATCTGATGACAGTGGGAATTCTAGTTTGCTGCCACTAGGACCCTAGTGCTGGTGTTCTCCCGGGTGAACCGGCGTCCTCTTCTCTCATTCCACATGCCTACCCTGGGCAAGGTTCTCTATCCCCATTGTTTCCAGCTAGTAaattccatctccagccccacttcTCTCCTATCCTCCAGTCCTATATTTCCACTCCAACTCCTCACGTGTCCTGCGGATGCTGCAAACTCAGTAGGTCCTACAGTGACTTCATCGCCTCCCCCTGCAAACCTCCTCCCACTGCTGTGTTTCCAGCTTCTCCAGA
Coding sequences within it:
- the MRPL14 gene encoding 39S ribosomal protein L14, mitochondrial isoform X2, with the protein product MAFFTGLWGPFAHMSRALSQRCFSTTGSLGAIQKMTRVRVVDNSALGNTPYHRPPRCIHVYNKNGVGKVGDRILLAIKGQKKKALIVGHRMPGPRMTPRFDSNNVVLIEDNGNPVGTRIKTPIPSSLRQREGEFSKVLAIAQNFV
- the MRPL14 gene encoding 39S ribosomal protein L14, mitochondrial isoform X1, which encodes METVQDLPSWDPMAFFTGLWGPFAHMSRALSQRCFSTTGSLGAIQKMTRVRVVDNSALGNTPYHRPPRCIHVYNKNGVGKVGDRILLAIKGQKKKALIVGHRMPGPRMTPRFDSNNVVLIEDNGNPVGTRIKTPIPSSLRQREGEFSKVLAIAQNFV